A genomic region of Salinibacter pepae contains the following coding sequences:
- a CDS encoding APC family permease, whose protein sequence is MAKELERDLGLPSVLAISIGAMVGSGIFILPALAMKMAGPAVVLAYLLAGVLVLPAALSKAEMATAMPEAGGTYVYIERGMGPLLGTIAGIGTWFSLSFKGALALVGGAPYIVLLFDVPPQALALGIAGVLIVVNLLGVKQTGRIQVALVAVMLAAMVWFVGGSLGDVDPVRFEGFFDEGVGGLLAATGFVYVSYAGVTKVASVAEEIEHPDRNIPLGLLGSLAFTTLLYVLVVTVIVGAAPTAGLAGSSTPVADVAGSTLIQWGVIVVVAAAILALVSTANAGLLSASRYPFAMSRDKLVPDALQHVSDRFDTPTTAITVTGGVVLAMIAFVPIDDIAKLGSAFKILVFILVNLALVAFRESDLDDYDPAFRDPLYPWTQGVGVLGGLALLSQMGLVPLVGAVLITGAGALWYGAYARRRVGREGVVRDELRRRVGQQAAERTRAALDTGRRADRVVVGTTEDLRPDRETALVEVGAALTGTLDGGLTVMRFDAVPDQLPLDSAAEVQSPDDVDFETRMDRFGASVDGPFEYGEVVSHDVRHAVANFARHHAVDLLVLERTLSADRSWLDERDLDWISRHCSADLLLVEPTPLAVLDRIALVTDNGPFDPRKVELANGLAAAAGASLVLGHAVPADATEDQRATVRTYHEDLMGLCTVPVESNLVGTTTPAAMAQAVSAADLVVVESDAAWWARLLGNRDPQRIAGAFGGPAIVVRPQQAEGPGPVRRLLERVAF, encoded by the coding sequence ATGGCCAAGGAACTGGAACGCGATCTCGGACTGCCGTCGGTGCTGGCCATCAGCATCGGGGCCATGGTGGGCAGCGGCATCTTCATCCTCCCCGCCCTCGCCATGAAGATGGCGGGCCCGGCGGTCGTGCTGGCCTACCTGCTGGCCGGGGTGCTGGTGCTGCCGGCGGCCCTGAGCAAGGCGGAGATGGCCACGGCAATGCCGGAGGCCGGGGGCACGTACGTGTACATCGAGCGCGGGATGGGCCCCCTCCTCGGCACCATCGCCGGCATTGGCACCTGGTTCTCCCTCTCGTTCAAGGGCGCGCTCGCGCTCGTTGGCGGGGCGCCCTACATCGTGCTCCTGTTCGACGTGCCGCCCCAGGCGCTGGCCCTCGGCATTGCGGGCGTGCTGATCGTGGTGAACCTCCTGGGCGTCAAGCAGACCGGGCGCATCCAGGTGGCCCTGGTGGCGGTGATGTTGGCGGCCATGGTGTGGTTCGTGGGCGGCAGCCTCGGGGACGTGGACCCGGTGCGCTTCGAGGGGTTCTTCGACGAAGGCGTGGGGGGATTGCTGGCCGCCACGGGCTTTGTGTACGTGTCGTACGCCGGGGTCACAAAAGTAGCGAGCGTGGCCGAAGAGATCGAGCACCCGGACCGCAACATTCCGCTCGGCCTCCTCGGCTCGCTCGCCTTCACGACGCTGCTCTACGTGCTCGTGGTGACCGTCATCGTGGGGGCGGCGCCCACGGCGGGCCTTGCCGGCTCCTCGACGCCGGTGGCCGACGTGGCGGGCAGCACCCTCATCCAGTGGGGCGTGATCGTGGTGGTCGCGGCCGCCATCCTGGCCCTCGTGAGCACCGCCAACGCGGGCCTCCTCTCCGCCTCGCGCTACCCGTTCGCCATGAGCCGCGACAAGCTGGTGCCCGACGCGCTCCAGCACGTGAGCGACCGGTTCGACACCCCGACCACCGCCATCACGGTCACGGGGGGCGTCGTGCTCGCCATGATTGCGTTCGTCCCGATCGACGACATTGCGAAGCTGGGCAGTGCCTTCAAAATCCTCGTCTTTATTCTCGTCAACCTCGCCCTCGTCGCCTTTCGCGAGAGCGACCTCGACGACTACGACCCGGCATTCCGGGACCCGCTGTACCCGTGGACGCAGGGGGTCGGCGTGCTCGGGGGCCTCGCCCTGCTCAGCCAGATGGGGCTGGTGCCGCTCGTGGGGGCCGTCCTGATCACCGGGGCCGGGGCGCTCTGGTACGGGGCCTACGCCCGGCGCCGCGTGGGGCGGGAGGGCGTGGTGCGGGACGAACTGCGGCGCCGCGTGGGGCAGCAGGCCGCCGAGCGCACCCGGGCCGCCCTCGATACCGGGCGGCGGGCGGACCGCGTGGTCGTAGGGACCACCGAGGACCTGCGGCCGGACCGGGAGACGGCGCTGGTGGAGGTCGGGGCCGCCCTCACCGGGACCCTCGACGGGGGCCTCACGGTGATGCGCTTCGACGCAGTGCCCGACCAGTTGCCGCTCGACTCCGCCGCCGAGGTGCAGTCCCCCGACGACGTGGACTTCGAGACCCGGATGGACCGCTTTGGGGCGTCGGTGGACGGGCCGTTCGAGTACGGGGAGGTCGTCAGCCACGACGTGCGCCACGCGGTGGCCAACTTCGCCCGGCACCACGCGGTGGACCTGCTGGTGCTGGAGCGGACCCTCTCCGCCGACCGCTCCTGGCTGGACGAGCGCGACCTGGACTGGATTTCGCGCCACTGCTCCGCCGACCTCCTGCTGGTGGAACCGACGCCCCTCGCGGTGCTCGACCGCATTGCACTGGTCACCGACAACGGGCCGTTCGACCCCCGAAAGGTGGAGCTGGCCAACGGGCTCGCGGCGGCCGCCGGCGCGAGCCTCGTCCTGGGACACGCCGTCCCCGCCGACGCGACCGAGGATCAACGCGCCACCGTCCGCACCTACCACGAAGACCTGATGGGCCTGTGCACGGTGCCCGTCGAGTCGAACCTCGTGGGCACGACGACACCGGCGGCAATGGCGCAGGCCGTGTCCGCCGCCGACCTCGTCGTCGTGGAGAGCGATGCGGCCTGGTGGGCCCGCCTCCTGGGCAACCGAGACCCGCAGCGCATTGCGGGCGCCTTCGGCGGGCCCGCCATCGTGGTGCGGCCGCAGCAGGCCGAGGGCCCCGGCCCCGTGCGCCGCCTGCTCGAACGGGTTGCGTTTTAA
- a CDS encoding amino acid permease: MASGSSDLQKTLTLYDVYSISTGAMFSSGFFLLPGIAAAETGPSVILAYLVAGLLILPSMYSMAELSTAMPKAGGTYYFLDRALGPLAGTVGGLGTWLALVFKSAFALIGMGAYLAIYADVPIKPLAAALTLAFGVLNVVGAKESSLLQRVLVTILVGVLGFYAAQGVLSVWGGQSAVGGAAGEFTPFFTEGARGFLATIGIVFVSYAGLTKVASVAEEVKNPDRNIPLGMGLSLLTATGIYVVGVAIMVAILPATDLHADLTPVYTSGEVFFNWLPYTLGPILIVVAAVAAFASTGNAGIMSASRYPLAMARDRLLPDGFARIGRFNTPTRSIVVTVGLMLIIIFVLSEEGVAKLASAFQLLIFALLNFAVVVMRESEIPSYAPGYRSPLYPWVQVAGIAIPFFLISEMGTLAIVFTGVVVLVGVGWYFYYASDVPREGAIFHLFARLGKQRYDGLDRELQTILEEKGVGHDTAFDRLVAESDVIHLDEPVPYADVVEDVSGRLAEELGLSSETLEHGFLEGAPYSAVSVSHGAALPYCRLDGISESKMVMVHCQSGICVDLEDEIEELDRSEPVYAFFFLVSPKDDEGEHLRTLATLANRTDEEQFLVEWRAAADEQEVKESLLHHERYLTLNLLSGTNTDEFIGRTVTDLNLPAGVLVALVRRDGQITVPSGATRLEEGDRVTIIGNPAGIDRLYELYRAGEQEGVVQ; the protein is encoded by the coding sequence ATGGCTTCGGGCTCCTCGGACCTTCAGAAAACCCTCACCCTCTACGACGTCTACTCGATCAGTACGGGGGCGATGTTCAGCTCCGGGTTCTTTCTGCTGCCCGGCATCGCGGCGGCGGAGACCGGGCCCTCGGTCATCCTCGCGTACCTGGTGGCGGGCCTGCTCATCCTGCCGTCCATGTACAGCATGGCGGAGCTCTCGACGGCCATGCCCAAGGCAGGGGGCACGTATTACTTTCTCGACCGGGCCCTCGGCCCGCTCGCGGGCACCGTGGGCGGCCTGGGCACCTGGCTCGCGCTCGTCTTCAAGAGCGCGTTCGCCCTCATCGGGATGGGCGCCTACCTCGCCATCTACGCCGACGTGCCCATCAAGCCCCTGGCGGCGGCCCTCACGCTGGCCTTCGGGGTGCTCAACGTCGTTGGGGCCAAGGAGAGCAGCCTGCTGCAGCGCGTGCTGGTGACGATTCTGGTGGGTGTGCTCGGCTTCTACGCCGCCCAGGGCGTCCTGTCGGTCTGGGGCGGGCAGAGCGCCGTCGGCGGGGCCGCCGGCGAGTTCACGCCCTTCTTTACGGAGGGCGCGCGCGGCTTTCTCGCCACCATCGGGATCGTCTTCGTCTCGTACGCCGGCCTGACGAAGGTCGCCAGCGTGGCCGAGGAGGTCAAAAATCCGGACCGCAACATTCCCTTAGGGATGGGCCTGTCGCTGCTCACGGCCACGGGCATCTACGTCGTGGGCGTGGCCATCATGGTGGCCATCCTGCCGGCCACGGACCTCCACGCCGACCTGACGCCGGTGTACACCTCCGGCGAGGTGTTCTTCAACTGGCTCCCGTACACCCTGGGCCCGATCCTGATCGTCGTCGCGGCCGTCGCGGCGTTCGCCTCCACCGGCAACGCCGGCATCATGTCGGCCTCGCGCTACCCGCTGGCGATGGCCCGCGACCGCCTGCTGCCCGACGGCTTCGCCCGGATCGGTCGCTTCAACACGCCCACCCGCTCGATCGTGGTGACGGTGGGGCTCATGCTCATCATCATCTTCGTGCTCTCCGAAGAGGGCGTGGCGAAGCTGGCCAGTGCGTTCCAGCTCCTGATCTTTGCGCTCCTCAACTTCGCGGTCGTCGTGATGCGGGAGAGCGAAATTCCGTCCTACGCGCCCGGCTACCGGTCGCCGCTGTACCCGTGGGTGCAGGTGGCGGGCATCGCCATTCCCTTCTTCCTCATCTCGGAAATGGGAACGCTGGCCATCGTCTTCACGGGCGTGGTGGTGCTGGTCGGCGTGGGCTGGTACTTCTACTACGCCTCCGACGTCCCCCGCGAGGGCGCGATCTTTCACCTCTTTGCCCGCCTCGGCAAGCAGCGCTACGACGGCCTCGACCGGGAGCTGCAGACCATCCTCGAGGAGAAAGGGGTGGGGCACGACACCGCGTTTGATCGGCTCGTGGCCGAGTCGGACGTCATCCACCTCGACGAGCCGGTTCCCTACGCGGACGTGGTGGAGGACGTGTCGGGCCGGCTGGCGGAAGAGCTTGGCCTCTCGTCCGAAACCCTCGAACACGGGTTTCTGGAAGGGGCCCCGTACAGTGCCGTTTCCGTCTCCCACGGGGCTGCCCTTCCCTACTGTCGCCTCGACGGGATCAGCGAGTCGAAGATGGTGATGGTGCACTGCCAGTCCGGGATCTGCGTCGACCTGGAGGACGAGATCGAAGAGCTGGACCGCTCCGAGCCGGTCTACGCCTTCTTCTTTCTCGTCAGCCCGAAGGACGACGAGGGGGAGCACCTCCGCACGCTGGCCACCCTCGCCAACCGGACCGACGAGGAGCAATTCCTCGTCGAGTGGCGCGCGGCCGCCGACGAGCAGGAGGTCAAGGAGAGCCTGCTCCACCACGAACGCTACCTCACGCTCAACCTCCTTTCGGGGACCAACACGGACGAGTTTATCGGCCGGACCGTGACCGACCTGAACCTGCCGGCGGGCGTGCTGGTGGCCCTCGTGCGGCGCGACGGACAGATCACCGTGCCCTCCGGGGCCACGCGCCTGGAGGAAGGGGACCGCGTAACCATCATCGGCAACCCGGCCGGCATCGACCGGCTGTACGAGCTGTACCGCGCGGGCGAGCAGGAAGGGGTCGTCCAGTAG